A stretch of Longimicrobium sp. DNA encodes these proteins:
- a CDS encoding SEC-C domain-containing protein, giving the protein MSRPQRNDPCPCGSGKKYKACCMGVDRDIDRTLRVVGGMLSHGEAPWNPAARAADAWEADVVPLAGGFRDEPDAAPAVVMVGAAGFILRADVLGNRPTDVQGRARAVAEAVLAAGRQVGVLPPTLHVRDEPLAGALGPELEPRGIAVVAAPMAELDDAIQSSIEHLMDDRALAFMRTLGSWRETETSPAELAAFHAAAAAFYRTAPWKRVSSDEVLVMTTEGAGTFLAVVMGSGGMEFGLVLYSNEADLDDLYEHDHEPMAALRQMRGYALTVGFERRSRLPRPMQREVASAGWEIAGDAAYPMLYGLRLPGFRVTAEHVRLMTGGLAAVAFDVGGAELPATVREILDRMVIRVEREDEDELPWAELEEAHVIGPTGPNADPGAVLPYVWAADMNEYERLQSAELERAGRFEGWLRERGLSKAAQRRHLRNARTWCEYLAGMAVPAQAATEIDLRNYLYDWFPRKEALPKDVERVIDQSLLVFFGWLEAEEGIGYPWAAAVLHEFGRVSGERGPAPEGAYWEAEVREWRGMFFGDLDDRMMLPDRDLPGTEHGWPAMMNAEIAHLHNELQRRWLIWYDEAVRGGVTDLEELYVTLALRQRGWENTPHPQVGGRTPRQVVAAYEQEQEGTPQLSFADFG; this is encoded by the coding sequence ATGAGCAGGCCCCAGCGAAACGACCCGTGCCCGTGCGGAAGCGGAAAGAAGTACAAGGCGTGCTGCATGGGCGTCGATCGCGACATCGACCGCACCCTGCGCGTGGTGGGCGGCATGCTTTCGCACGGGGAGGCACCGTGGAATCCGGCCGCGCGCGCGGCCGACGCGTGGGAAGCGGACGTGGTGCCGTTGGCCGGCGGGTTCCGCGACGAGCCCGACGCTGCTCCCGCCGTGGTGATGGTCGGGGCGGCGGGGTTCATCCTGCGCGCGGACGTGCTCGGCAACCGGCCGACCGACGTGCAGGGGCGTGCCCGGGCGGTGGCCGAGGCGGTGCTGGCGGCCGGACGCCAGGTCGGCGTGCTGCCCCCGACGCTGCACGTGCGCGACGAGCCGCTCGCGGGGGCGCTGGGTCCGGAGCTGGAGCCGCGCGGGATCGCGGTGGTGGCCGCACCCATGGCGGAGCTGGACGACGCGATCCAGAGCTCGATCGAGCACCTGATGGACGACCGTGCCCTGGCGTTCATGCGCACGCTCGGCTCGTGGCGCGAGACGGAGACTTCGCCAGCGGAGCTGGCGGCGTTCCATGCCGCCGCGGCGGCATTCTACCGCACCGCGCCATGGAAGCGCGTCAGCTCGGACGAGGTGCTGGTGATGACCACCGAGGGCGCGGGCACCTTCCTGGCGGTGGTGATGGGGAGCGGCGGGATGGAATTCGGGCTGGTGCTCTACTCCAACGAGGCGGACCTCGACGACCTGTACGAGCACGACCACGAGCCGATGGCGGCGCTGCGGCAGATGCGCGGTTACGCGCTGACGGTCGGCTTCGAGCGCCGGTCGCGGCTTCCCCGCCCGATGCAGCGCGAGGTGGCCTCGGCGGGGTGGGAGATCGCCGGCGACGCCGCGTATCCCATGCTGTACGGGCTGCGCCTGCCGGGCTTTCGCGTGACCGCCGAGCACGTGCGGCTGATGACGGGCGGGCTGGCGGCGGTGGCGTTCGATGTCGGCGGCGCCGAACTGCCGGCCACTGTGCGCGAGATCCTGGACCGCATGGTGATCCGCGTCGAGCGGGAGGACGAAGACGAGCTTCCCTGGGCGGAGCTCGAGGAGGCGCACGTCATCGGCCCCACCGGCCCGAATGCGGACCCCGGAGCCGTGCTGCCGTACGTGTGGGCCGCCGACATGAACGAGTACGAGCGGCTGCAGAGCGCCGAACTGGAGCGGGCCGGCCGGTTCGAAGGCTGGCTGCGGGAGCGCGGGCTATCGAAGGCCGCGCAGCGGCGGCACCTGCGCAACGCGCGCACGTGGTGCGAGTACCTGGCCGGGATGGCCGTTCCCGCGCAGGCGGCCACCGAGATCGATCTGCGCAACTACCTGTACGACTGGTTCCCGCGAAAGGAAGCGCTGCCGAAGGACGTGGAGCGCGTGATCGACCAGTCGCTGCTCGTGTTCTTCGGTTGGCTGGAGGCTGAGGAGGGAATCGGGTATCCGTGGGCCGCGGCCGTGCTCCACGAGTTCGGCCGCGTGTCCGGCGAGCGCGGCCCGGCGCCGGAGGGCGCGTACTGGGAAGCGGAGGTGCGGGAGTGGCGCGGGATGTTCTTCGGAGACCTGGACGACCGCATGATGCTCCCGGACCGCGACCTGCCGGGCACCGAGCACGGATGGCCGGCCATGATGAACGCCGAGATCGCCCATCTCCACAACGAGTTGCAGCGCCGGTGGCTGATCTGGTACGACGAGGCGGTGCGCGGCGGGGTGACGGACCTGGAGGAGCTCTACGTGACGCTGGCGCTGCGCCAGCGCGGCTGGGAGAACACGCCGCATCCGCAGGTGGGCGGACGCACGCCGCGGCAGGTCGTGGCCGCGTACGAGCAGGAGCAGGAAGGAACGCCGCAGCTGTCGTTCGCGGACTTCGGGTGA
- a CDS encoding AcvB/VirJ family lysyl-phosphatidylglycerol hydrolase has translation MPLSSSFDAIRRLLRRRRDEQPRALRHLPLVEERAEEPGRTLAFVFTGDGNWAMLVRGLARELAQHGISTVGLKARTYLLFGRTPARVTRDVEAVLRHYLQAWDADSVMMIGLSRGADLLPFVARRMDPGLRQRVRLLALLSPARLGSFRFRWADLFGHHERPGDVPVLPELQALRGMRILVVNGRDDPAALAPALPAGVAETVLLDAGHNLARDHLTTAGLILERLGDEEPVSRAAGA, from the coding sequence GTGCCCCTTTCTTCTTCGTTCGATGCGATCCGTAGGCTGCTCCGCCGCCGGCGCGACGAGCAGCCCCGCGCGTTGCGCCACCTCCCGCTGGTCGAGGAGCGCGCGGAGGAGCCGGGACGCACCCTCGCCTTCGTCTTCACGGGAGACGGCAATTGGGCGATGCTGGTGCGCGGCCTGGCACGCGAGCTGGCGCAGCACGGCATCTCCACCGTCGGCCTGAAGGCGCGCACCTATCTGCTCTTCGGCCGCACGCCTGCGCGCGTCACACGCGACGTTGAGGCTGTGCTGCGACACTATCTCCAAGCGTGGGATGCCGATTCGGTGATGATGATCGGCCTCTCGCGCGGCGCGGACCTGCTGCCGTTCGTCGCGCGGCGGATGGATCCTGGGCTGCGGCAACGCGTGCGCCTGCTCGCGCTCCTCTCGCCCGCGCGGCTGGGCAGCTTCCGCTTCCGCTGGGCCGATCTCTTCGGCCACCACGAGCGTCCGGGCGACGTCCCCGTCCTCCCCGAGTTGCAGGCGCTCCGCGGAATGCGGATCCTCGTCGTCAACGGCCGCGACGATCCCGCCGCGTTGGCCCCCGCGCTCCCCGCCGGCGTGGCGGAGACGGTGCTGCTCGACGCGGGCCACAACCTGGCGCGCGACCACCTCACCACCGCCGGGCTCATCCTCGAGCGGCTGGGCGACGAGGAGCCGGTCTCGCGCGCGGCGGGCGCGTAG
- a CDS encoding pinensin family lanthipeptide gives MKKMTLSLDALRVESFETDADHPARGTVRGHDGSDVVIDGSNDISCDTCQTCDDSQCDSCWFNTCTCHRYCVGEA, from the coding sequence ATGAAGAAGATGACGCTGAGCCTGGACGCGCTCCGGGTGGAGAGCTTCGAGACCGACGCCGACCACCCCGCGCGCGGCACCGTCCGCGGCCACGATGGCTCGGACGTGGTGATCGACGGCAGCAACGACATCAGTTGCGACACCTGCCAGACCTGCGACGACTCGCAGTGCGACTCATGCTGGTTCAACACCTGCACCTGCCACAGGTACTGCGTCGGCGAAGCGTGA
- a CDS encoding SIR2 family protein, protein MIATLFGDPSRPKTFLVGAGISRDAPASLPTGAEFSAAILDAVVAGDSFLAAAVAPLMTKLWAGALGCRLEVLLEIARDGLGDAVVGITECLLGGSPNQYHFELAAALNAGHTVVTVNFDMLIEAAYEALYGPHGLPVVASTAHGCASLLRTWPPRTGLLFKIHGSLRDTRGRRAWGSIQATLASMSNGLPGPKKNLLRKVLRDHDVVIMGYSGMDDFDITPCLRSDLPHARVLWIHHEATRMRLRSSTALARATASAYPSTTMVARVPEGLLATGRTRAVVGRIPFYPRVPTGRGTHGVTVDWKRKMVRAIASFSLSRYQRLRYVAKLLQHNGLLAEAEACFLEILRSVSGFDRATTLDDLAQCKYLQRAFAEDLRLRAEARRKARADHSRSAAVLVGGTWLGSGESYRNIANYRSARAAFERALACLPPDGEFTKRGYALSGIAGIDRMRSRFPEAYDSYQAAIACFKRSRHLAGALYAEWGIAEVQKYWGNLDRAMRHHESVHRSAEAMGHRTLTGGALWGRAELHRIRAEFGEAASLYEEALDRFPPGDLAGCSWVKEGIAQVKAATGKSPIRELTEAESGFVHLRATLGFHAVLLDRTLFLLQEGRPADARAELGRARVNELPPRDRANYYVVAGQAYGIPRGEAMLRKAERIYRRLEMHHAQVGVGILLLESRGVLSTHDGNFAAVRRLARAHDYSVELRALSALALSGGGKSGYRFPLY, encoded by the coding sequence TTGATCGCGACTTTGTTCGGCGACCCTTCCCGTCCAAAGACATTCCTCGTGGGCGCTGGCATCTCGCGGGATGCTCCCGCCTCCCTTCCAACTGGGGCCGAGTTCTCGGCAGCGATCCTTGATGCCGTCGTCGCCGGAGATTCGTTCCTCGCGGCGGCCGTGGCTCCGCTGATGACAAAGCTGTGGGCGGGTGCGCTGGGTTGCCGCCTAGAGGTTTTGCTGGAGATCGCCAGGGACGGCCTCGGAGATGCCGTCGTGGGAATTACGGAATGCCTGCTGGGGGGCTCCCCCAACCAGTACCATTTCGAGCTCGCCGCGGCGCTGAACGCCGGTCACACAGTAGTGACTGTGAACTTCGACATGCTGATCGAAGCGGCGTACGAGGCGCTCTATGGCCCGCATGGCCTTCCAGTGGTCGCATCCACCGCGCATGGATGCGCATCGCTACTGCGGACTTGGCCTCCGCGAACCGGCTTGCTCTTCAAGATCCACGGGTCGCTGCGCGACACCCGGGGGAGGCGCGCGTGGGGCTCCATCCAGGCGACGCTTGCCTCAATGAGCAACGGGCTTCCGGGCCCCAAGAAGAACCTGCTGCGAAAGGTACTACGCGATCACGACGTTGTGATCATGGGGTACAGCGGGATGGACGACTTCGACATCACGCCGTGTCTTCGCTCCGACCTGCCGCACGCCCGGGTCCTCTGGATCCACCACGAGGCAACCCGAATGCGCCTCCGTTCCTCGACAGCCCTCGCACGAGCCACCGCTTCCGCGTACCCGAGCACCACGATGGTCGCCCGGGTGCCGGAGGGACTGCTCGCGACCGGCAGAACGCGCGCCGTCGTGGGACGCATCCCCTTCTATCCGCGGGTCCCTACTGGACGCGGAACACACGGAGTTACGGTAGACTGGAAGCGCAAAATGGTACGGGCGATCGCCTCGTTTTCTCTCTCGCGCTATCAACGGCTGCGCTACGTCGCGAAGCTTCTGCAGCACAACGGACTGCTCGCCGAGGCCGAAGCGTGCTTCCTGGAGATCCTTCGTTCGGTTTCGGGGTTCGACCGCGCGACCACCCTCGACGACCTCGCACAGTGCAAGTACCTGCAGCGAGCGTTCGCCGAGGACCTTCGGCTCCGCGCTGAGGCGCGACGAAAAGCTCGCGCCGACCACAGCCGGAGCGCCGCCGTCTTGGTCGGGGGTACGTGGCTAGGTTCCGGCGAAAGCTACCGGAATATCGCGAATTACCGCTCCGCCCGTGCCGCGTTCGAACGGGCACTGGCGTGTCTTCCCCCTGATGGCGAGTTCACCAAGCGAGGGTATGCGCTCTCCGGCATCGCCGGCATCGACCGCATGAGGAGCCGGTTCCCGGAAGCCTACGATTCGTACCAGGCGGCGATCGCCTGCTTCAAGCGGAGCAGGCACTTGGCCGGAGCGCTCTACGCGGAATGGGGAATCGCCGAGGTGCAGAAGTACTGGGGAAACCTGGACCGTGCGATGCGCCACCATGAATCGGTGCACCGGTCTGCCGAAGCCATGGGGCATCGGACGCTCACCGGCGGGGCATTGTGGGGACGCGCGGAACTGCACCGCATACGCGCAGAGTTCGGAGAGGCTGCGAGCCTTTACGAAGAGGCGCTGGACCGGTTCCCGCCTGGCGATCTCGCGGGTTGCTCCTGGGTCAAGGAAGGCATCGCGCAGGTCAAGGCCGCGACGGGTAAGTCACCTATTCGGGAACTTACCGAGGCGGAGTCCGGCTTCGTGCATCTTAGAGCGACACTCGGGTTCCATGCGGTCCTCCTCGATCGGACGCTATTCCTTCTTCAGGAAGGTCGGCCGGCCGACGCCCGCGCGGAGCTCGGACGTGCCCGGGTGAACGAGCTGCCCCCCAGGGACCGGGCGAACTACTATGTCGTCGCCGGCCAGGCATACGGGATTCCCAGGGGTGAAGCGATGCTCCGGAAAGCCGAGAGGATTTACCGAAGGCTGGAAATGCACCACGCACAGGTCGGCGTGGGCATACTCCTCCTCGAGTCCCGTGGCGTGCTGTCGACCCACGACGGAAACTTCGCCGCTGTGCGCCGCTTGGCGCGGGCGCACGACTACTCCGTAGAGCTACGTGCCCTATCCGCGCTCGCGCTCTCGGGCGGTGGGAAGTCGGGGTACAGGTTTCCTCTCTACTGA
- a CDS encoding DUF4145 domain-containing protein, with amino-acid sequence MAGHKTKRLTAENWLEPDPVSTLLAVVDRRDGSVRPLAPEDYVQPALQPQLTSMVPEDVHDLFEVARGALAYGYYFYPLLTIAADQCVRVAEAAAKLKAEDLGCPKRISTFNDQIDWLVSAGAISTRDQEYWHGLRYLRNESSHPRCQHIFTPGIAFNTFHHVADLVNGLFGTAPSG; translated from the coding sequence ATGGCAGGACACAAGACGAAGCGTCTCACGGCGGAGAATTGGCTTGAGCCGGATCCCGTCTCCACGCTTTTAGCGGTGGTGGACCGAAGGGACGGCTCCGTTCGTCCATTAGCCCCAGAGGACTATGTCCAGCCTGCGCTCCAACCACAGCTGACGTCGATGGTGCCGGAAGATGTCCACGATCTTTTCGAAGTAGCCAGAGGCGCGCTGGCTTACGGGTACTACTTTTACCCGCTCCTCACTATAGCGGCAGACCAGTGCGTCCGGGTGGCTGAGGCCGCCGCCAAGCTCAAGGCAGAAGATCTAGGCTGTCCGAAACGGATCTCGACCTTCAACGACCAGATCGACTGGCTGGTGAGCGCGGGTGCCATTTCCACGCGTGATCAGGAGTACTGGCACGGGCTGCGGTACTTACGAAACGAGAGCTCGCATCCGCGGTGCCAGCACATCTTCACGCCGGGTATCGCGTTCAACACGTTTCATCATGTTGCCGATCTCGTGAACGGCCTGTTCGGCACCGCCCCTTCGGGATAA
- a CDS encoding RES family NAD+ phosphorylase yields MHRLAEEIEMAEFSSVWSYWKFAHAVRREWRFTRNAEQTAFLEAVLATSERRREVLPAGSLVFRAQLGCEWPADAEEEAEDPGPRPFPPARMKPLSDRASEGRVNPRGIPCLYTATHAETAAAEVRPWIGAYVSVAQMKIVRDITVVNCTSDDKRNMIYLKEPSPAEREIAVWRDIDRAFAQPVDRDDQLAEYVPTQVIAEMFRGQGLDGVAYRSSLGDGHNIALFDLDAAVVINYTVHEVREIRFDVPEVANRRYVREHYPQLTQNGDSADL; encoded by the coding sequence TTGCACCGGCTGGCCGAGGAAATCGAGATGGCGGAATTTTCTTCCGTTTGGAGTTATTGGAAGTTTGCCCATGCCGTGCGGCGGGAGTGGAGGTTCACGCGGAATGCTGAGCAGACGGCCTTCCTCGAAGCCGTGCTTGCCACCAGCGAACGGCGGCGGGAAGTTCTGCCTGCAGGCAGTCTGGTCTTTCGCGCGCAGCTCGGCTGCGAGTGGCCTGCCGACGCCGAGGAGGAAGCCGAAGACCCCGGCCCACGCCCATTTCCGCCGGCGCGCATGAAGCCCCTCAGCGACCGCGCTTCGGAAGGTAGAGTCAATCCGCGAGGCATCCCCTGCCTCTACACCGCTACGCATGCCGAGACCGCGGCCGCCGAGGTTCGGCCGTGGATCGGAGCCTACGTTTCGGTTGCGCAGATGAAGATCGTTCGCGACATCACCGTGGTAAACTGTACATCGGACGACAAGCGGAACATGATCTATCTCAAGGAGCCATCACCCGCAGAGCGTGAGATTGCGGTGTGGAGGGACATAGACCGCGCGTTCGCCCAGCCCGTCGATCGGGACGACCAACTCGCCGAGTATGTCCCGACCCAGGTGATTGCCGAGATGTTCCGAGGCCAAGGACTGGATGGTGTTGCCTATCGAAGCTCGTTGGGGGACGGTCACAATATCGCCTTGTTTGATCTGGACGCTGCCGTCGTAATCAACTACACGGTCCACGAGGTTCGTGAGATCCGTTTCGACGTGCCGGAGGTTGCGAATCGTCGATATGTTAGGGAGCACTATCCGCAACTCACCCAGAATGGTGATAGCGCGGACCTCTGA
- a CDS encoding tetratricopeptide repeat protein has translation MSSLEQFAVDSSASRYRETLGTLGSEVGGGAGPPLPHFAEALAHIAEGYRRIGDIPRALRLFGTSFSLWRRLGQRSRMCWCLWGLGSTLRVVGRYPESTYWLRQAFDIARSSGERRCALWSAAEIAEVDRIVGNRRRALAAHFDLMDEFCKLGDERGVAWAYSGIAQIYRMEGEFARAAQMFWRAEIQSVLMGDPVGVAWAHRGQSEVAKERHDLTTAEGMAARAIQGFESKGYPTGVAYAKKTLAEIQLARGDLISSHATIRSAIADFKQAGETRGYALALKTLGDVHRESEEFSEALLQYRTARSLIGEMRLRLSTSFDPTASWVALRRRFEKRRFFHGGRRPG, from the coding sequence GTGAGCTCGCTGGAGCAGTTCGCGGTAGACTCGAGCGCATCGAGGTACCGAGAGACGCTCGGAACACTCGGTTCCGAAGTGGGGGGTGGGGCGGGGCCGCCGCTTCCCCATTTTGCCGAGGCTCTCGCCCACATCGCGGAGGGGTATCGTCGGATCGGCGATATTCCGCGGGCGCTTCGTCTGTTCGGGACCTCCTTCTCCCTGTGGCGCCGTCTCGGACAGCGCAGCCGAATGTGCTGGTGCCTCTGGGGACTCGGCAGCACCCTCCGGGTAGTCGGCCGCTACCCTGAAAGCACGTACTGGCTGCGGCAGGCGTTCGACATCGCGCGTTCCTCGGGCGAGAGGCGGTGCGCGTTGTGGTCGGCCGCGGAGATTGCCGAGGTCGATCGCATCGTCGGGAATCGCCGCCGGGCGCTCGCTGCCCATTTTGACTTGATGGACGAGTTCTGCAAACTCGGCGACGAGCGCGGGGTCGCATGGGCCTATTCAGGAATCGCGCAGATTTACCGAATGGAGGGAGAATTTGCCCGGGCGGCGCAGATGTTCTGGCGTGCTGAAATTCAGAGTGTCCTGATGGGGGATCCGGTGGGGGTTGCCTGGGCGCACCGAGGCCAATCGGAAGTCGCCAAAGAACGCCACGACCTCACCACCGCAGAGGGGATGGCGGCACGAGCGATCCAAGGATTCGAGTCGAAAGGCTACCCCACAGGGGTGGCATACGCGAAGAAGACGCTCGCGGAGATCCAGCTCGCGAGAGGGGACCTGATCTCCTCTCACGCGACGATCCGCTCCGCGATCGCAGACTTCAAGCAGGCAGGTGAAACTCGCGGCTATGCGCTCGCGCTCAAGACACTCGGTGACGTGCACCGAGAGAGTGAGGAGTTCTCGGAGGCGCTGCTTCAGTACCGAACAGCTCGGAGCCTGATCGGCGAAATGCGGTTGCGCCTGTCCACGAGCTTTGATCCGACGGCATCCTGGGTCGCCCTGCGCCGGCGGTTTGAGAAACGGCGCTTCTTTCACGGTGGGAGGAGGCCGGGTTGA